From a single Parambassis ranga chromosome 2, fParRan2.1, whole genome shotgun sequence genomic region:
- the LOC114453252 gene encoding radixin-like isoform X1, with protein sequence MPKPINVRVTTMDAELEFAIQPSTTGKQLFDQVVKTVGLREVWFFGLQYVDSKGYSTWLKLNKKVTQQDVKKENPLQFKFRAKFFPEDVSEELIQEITQRLFFLQVKEAILNDENYCPPETAVLLASYAVQAKYGDYNKDVHKAGYLTHDRLLPQRVLEQHKLTKEQWEDRIQTWHEEHRGMLREDSMMEYLKIAQDLEMYGVNYFEIKNKKGTQLWLGVDALGLNIYEHEDKLTPKIGFPWSEIRNISFNDKKFVIKPIDKKAPDFVFYAPRLRINKRILALCMGNHELYMRRRKPDTIEVQQMKAQAREEKHHKQMERAQLENEKKKREHAEKEKERIEREKDELMERLRQIEEQTMKAQKELEEQTRRAMELEQERKRAREEAERLERERQSAEEAKSELAKQAADQQKNQEQLAAELAEFTAKISLLEEAKRKKEDEATEWQHKALSAQEDLEKTKEELKTAMTVVPAPPGGNAESEHDEQDENHAEASAELSNEGVSQLDLRSEEERVTEAQKNERVKKQLQTLSSELAQARDETKKTQNDVLHAENVKAGRDKYKTLRQIRQGNTKQRIDEFESM encoded by the exons ATGCCGAAACCG ATTAATGTCCGTGTGACCACTATGGATGCAGAGCTGGAGTTTGCCATCCAGCCCAGCACCACAGGGAAACAGCTCTTTGACCAG GTGGTAAAGACTGTGGGCCTGCGAGAGGTGTGGTTCTTTGGCCTACAGTATGTGGACAGTAAAGGCTACAGCACCTGGCTTAAACTCAATAAGAAG gtGACCCAACAGGATGTGAAGAAAGAGAACCCTCTGCAGTTTAAGTTCAGAGCAAAGTTCTTTCCAGAGGATGTCTCAGAGGAACTGATCCAAGAGATTACCCAGAGACTGTTTTTCTTGCAG GTGAAGGAGGCTATTCTCAATGACGAGAACTACTGTCCTCCAGAGACAGCTGTTTTGCTGGCCTCATATGCTGTCCAGGCCAAGTACGGAGACTACAACAAAGATGTCCACAAGGCCGGATACCTTACCCACGACAGACTGCTGCCTCAGag aGTCCTGGAGCAGCACAAGCTGACTAAGGAGCAATGGGAGGACAGGATACAGACTTGGCATGAGGAACACAGAGGAATGCTGAG aGAGGACTCGATGATGGAGTATCTTAAAATTGCCCAGGACCTAGAGATGTATGGAGTCAACTATTTTGAAATCAAAAACAAGAAGGGGACGCAGTTATGGCTCGGCGTGGATGCCCTCGGCCTCAATATCTATGAACATGAGGACAA GCTGACACCGAAGATTGGCTTCCCCTGGAGTGAGATTCGAAACATCTCTTTCAATGACAAGAAGTTTGTCATCAAACCTATTGACAAGAAAGCCCCT GACTTTGTGTTTTATGCTCCACGACTGCGCATCAACAAGCGTATTTTGGCATTATGCATGGGTAACCACGAGTTGTACATGAGGAGGAGAAAGCCAGACACTATCGAGGTGCAGCAGATGAAAGCTCAGGCCCGGGAGGAGAAGCACCACAAACAGATGGAGAG AGCCCAGCTGGAGAATGAAAAGAAGAAGCGAGAgcatgcagagaaagagaaggaaaggaTAGAGCGCGAGAAGGACGAGCTCATGGAGAGGCTGAGGCAGATTGAAGAGCAGACGATGAAGGCTCAGAAAG AGCTTGAGGAGCAGACTCGCCGGGCCATGGAACTGGagcaagagaggaagagagcgagGGAGGAGGCTGAGcgactggagagagagagacaatcaGCTGAGGAGGCAAAATCAGAGCTAGCCAAACAGGCTGCAGACCAGCAGAAGAATCAAGAACAActg GCCGCTGAACTGGCTGAATTCACAGCAAAGATTTCTCTCCTAGAAGAagcaaagaggaagaaagaggatgAGGCCACCGAGTGGCAGCACAAA GCTCTGTCTGCCCAAGAGGATCTAGAGAAGACCAAGGAAGAGCTGAAGACTGCAATGACAGTGGTGCCAGCACCTCCCGGTGGCAATGCTGAGAGCGAGCACGACGAGCAGGATGAGAACCACGCAGAGGCCAGCGCTGAGCTCTCTAACGAGGGTGTCAGCCAGCTTGACCTCCGCAGTGAAGAGGAGCGCGTCACTGAGGCCCAGAAGAATGAGCGAGTCAAGAAGCAGCTGCAG ACATTGAGTTCAGAGTTGGCCCAGGCCAGAGACGAAACCAAGAAGACACAGAACGACGTGCTACATGCTGAGAACGTGAAAGCGGGCCgagacaaatacaaaacactgCGGCAGATCCGACAGGGCAACACGAAGCAGCGCATTGATGAGTTTGAATCCATGTGA
- the LOC114453252 gene encoding radixin-like isoform X2, with product MQSWSLPSSPAPQGNSSLTRVLEQHKLTKEQWEDRIQTWHEEHRGMLREDSMMEYLKIAQDLEMYGVNYFEIKNKKGTQLWLGVDALGLNIYEHEDKLTPKIGFPWSEIRNISFNDKKFVIKPIDKKAPDFVFYAPRLRINKRILALCMGNHELYMRRRKPDTIEVQQMKAQAREEKHHKQMERAQLENEKKKREHAEKEKERIEREKDELMERLRQIEEQTMKAQKELEEQTRRAMELEQERKRAREEAERLERERQSAEEAKSELAKQAADQQKNQEQLAAELAEFTAKISLLEEAKRKKEDEATEWQHKALSAQEDLEKTKEELKTAMTVVPAPPGGNAESEHDEQDENHAEASAELSNEGVSQLDLRSEEERVTEAQKNERVKKQLQTLSSELAQARDETKKTQNDVLHAENVKAGRDKYKTLRQIRQGNTKQRIDEFESM from the exons ATGCAGAGCTGGAGTTTGCCATCCAGCCCAGCACCACAGGGAAACAGCTCTTTGACCAG aGTCCTGGAGCAGCACAAGCTGACTAAGGAGCAATGGGAGGACAGGATACAGACTTGGCATGAGGAACACAGAGGAATGCTGAG aGAGGACTCGATGATGGAGTATCTTAAAATTGCCCAGGACCTAGAGATGTATGGAGTCAACTATTTTGAAATCAAAAACAAGAAGGGGACGCAGTTATGGCTCGGCGTGGATGCCCTCGGCCTCAATATCTATGAACATGAGGACAA GCTGACACCGAAGATTGGCTTCCCCTGGAGTGAGATTCGAAACATCTCTTTCAATGACAAGAAGTTTGTCATCAAACCTATTGACAAGAAAGCCCCT GACTTTGTGTTTTATGCTCCACGACTGCGCATCAACAAGCGTATTTTGGCATTATGCATGGGTAACCACGAGTTGTACATGAGGAGGAGAAAGCCAGACACTATCGAGGTGCAGCAGATGAAAGCTCAGGCCCGGGAGGAGAAGCACCACAAACAGATGGAGAG AGCCCAGCTGGAGAATGAAAAGAAGAAGCGAGAgcatgcagagaaagagaaggaaaggaTAGAGCGCGAGAAGGACGAGCTCATGGAGAGGCTGAGGCAGATTGAAGAGCAGACGATGAAGGCTCAGAAAG AGCTTGAGGAGCAGACTCGCCGGGCCATGGAACTGGagcaagagaggaagagagcgagGGAGGAGGCTGAGcgactggagagagagagacaatcaGCTGAGGAGGCAAAATCAGAGCTAGCCAAACAGGCTGCAGACCAGCAGAAGAATCAAGAACAActg GCCGCTGAACTGGCTGAATTCACAGCAAAGATTTCTCTCCTAGAAGAagcaaagaggaagaaagaggatgAGGCCACCGAGTGGCAGCACAAA GCTCTGTCTGCCCAAGAGGATCTAGAGAAGACCAAGGAAGAGCTGAAGACTGCAATGACAGTGGTGCCAGCACCTCCCGGTGGCAATGCTGAGAGCGAGCACGACGAGCAGGATGAGAACCACGCAGAGGCCAGCGCTGAGCTCTCTAACGAGGGTGTCAGCCAGCTTGACCTCCGCAGTGAAGAGGAGCGCGTCACTGAGGCCCAGAAGAATGAGCGAGTCAAGAAGCAGCTGCAG ACATTGAGTTCAGAGTTGGCCCAGGCCAGAGACGAAACCAAGAAGACACAGAACGACGTGCTACATGCTGAGAACGTGAAAGCGGGCCgagacaaatacaaaacactgCGGCAGATCCGACAGGGCAACACGAAGCAGCGCATTGATGAGTTTGAATCCATGTGA
- the LOC114429242 gene encoding probable ribonuclease ZC3H12C: MGQKDHVEAGAGHILDLGLDLEYLHVAGADRQAGGTDGPPAMEEQRDSTASTPLATLEENGGTDTECELLSSSSSTLPAGINSDVAEGATTPTKNSHQPLCRTPCVDLGTEGPPEHLSELSTELEHDTPAQSTPELPEPPPNPSTSETVSEAGGKEYQAKLEFALKLGYSEETVRLVLSKLGPDTLTNDILGELVKLGTKSDSEQPTVSVASTSTSSSSSSSCGCPDLLDGQRSDSPCPSDSLCDQGNLRPIVVDGSNVAMSHGNKEVFSCQGIQLAVDWFLERGHHDITVFVPAWRKEQSRPDAPITDQEILRRLEKEKILVFTPSRRVQGRRVVCYDDRFIVKLAYDSDGIIVSNDNYRDLANEKPEWKKFIDERLLMYSFVNDKFMPPDDPLGRHGPSLDNFLRKRPIMPEQKKQPCPYGKKCTYGHKCKYYHPERGAQPQRAVADELRAKTCVTSKNQGDAGLVKSHSVPAGTIEAKKSAPKRQSDPSIRALSYSDAEEKLLSKGRAEGQKSSMCGGSNSSSGSSGCSGSIIMSPAPGGPPSSLSLPQDQQSRALTPHAHLPAPSHDLYPHCESPDLSYYSVARAYSGLSLSSRRSPDCRFPNDTDLRLGSMGSAGSECGSESSASCGSSCDSYSERSCPGCPPDSLLEDGVIFPNPHSRLYSHHAASNHELCGLHPAEYTNIQHNHTSNTGGHIYHMSAACGQSCTHDQPPPDAPPKRPLYPLPPHLQHQPLAARSSCPGDYQSLPQTNPHPPGSPLGHCLAPTRAESVSDSHLYEHHHHRQKALHSWHAYYRQPLLPPSRYEPSTYQSLPDTRQSSWHTPPWARDGYTQHHSSHPALHPSPTHYLSHPPPPAHLPHPPYSSHLTVPSHAPPSYMPQHPESPAHSRYGDVREKVYINLCNIFPSELVSRVMARRPHVTDPQQLAAAILAEKAQTGY, translated from the exons ATGGGTCAGAAGGACCATGTGGAGGCAGGAGCAGGACATATCCTCGACCTGGGGCTGGATTTGGAGTACCTCCATGTAGCAGGAGCTGACCGGCAGGCTGGCGGCACTGACGGGCCCCCTGCTATGGAGGAGCAGCGGGACAGCACCGCCAGCACCCCACTGGCCACGCTGGAGGAAAATGGTGGGACAGACACGGAGTGTGAGCTGTTGTCATCTTCTAGCTCCACCCTCCCTGCAGGCATCAACTCGGATGTAGCAGAGGGAGCTACGACTCCCACCAAAAACAGCCACCAGCCGCTCTGTCGGACCCCGTGTGTGGACTTAGGCACTGAGGGGCCACCTGAGCATTTATCTGAACTTTCAACTGAGCTCGAACATGACACCCCTGCACAGTCCACACCTGAATTGCCTGAACCTCCACCCAATCCCTCCACATCAGAGACAGTGTCCGAAGCGGGTGGTAAGGAGTACCAGGCGAAGCTGGAGTTTGCCCTGAAATTGGGCTATTCTGAGGAAACGGTGCGGCTGGTGCTGTCCAAGCTGGGCCCTGACACTCTTACCAATGACATACTGGGAGAGCTGGTCAAACTGGGCACTAAGTCAGACAGTGAGCAGCCTACTGTATCAGTAGCCTCTACCTCAACTTCTtcatcgtcctcctcctcttgtggTTGTCCTGACTTGCTGGATGGCCAGCGGTCAGACTCTCCGTGTCCATCAGACTCTCTATGTGACCAGGGCAATCTGAGACCCATTGTGGTGGATGGCAGCAATGTAGCCATGAG CCATGGCAACAAGGAGGTGTTCTCCTGTCAGGGCATCCAGCTGGCTGTAGACTGGTTTCTCGAGCGCGGCCATCATGACATCACAGTTTTTGTTCCTGCATGGAGGAAAGAGCAGTCCCGCCCCGACGCTCCTATAACAG ATCAGGAGATCCTGCGTCGCttagagaaagaaaaaatcTTGGTCTTCACTCCTTCGCGGCGCGTCCAAGGTCGGCGCGTAGTCTGCTATGACGACCGCTTCATTGTCAAGCTGGCATATGACTCAGATGGCATCATCGTCTCCAATGACAACTACAGAGACCTGGCTAATGAGAAGCCTGAGTGGAAGAAGTTCATAGATGAGCGGCTGCTCATGTATTCCTTTGTCAATGACAA ATTCATGCCACCAGATGACCCTCTTGGTCGCCATGGGCCCAGTTTAGACAACTTCTTGAGGAAAAGACCCATCATGCCTGAGCAGAAGAAACAACCTTGTCCATATG GAAAGAAGTGCACTTACGGTCACAAGTGTAAATACTACCACCCAGAAAGAGGCGCGCAACCTCAGCGTGCTGTGGCTGATGAGCTACGTGCCAAGACCTGCGTCACCTCAAAGAACCAGGGGGACGCCGGGCTGGTGAAGAGCCACAGCGTGCCAGCTGGCACCATTGAAGCGAAAAAAAGCGCCCCAAAAAGGCAGTCAGACCCCAGCATCCGAGCTCTGTCATACAGCGATGCTGAGGAGAAGCTGCTGTCAAAAGGGAGGGCAGAGGGCCAGAAGAGCAGCATGTGTGGTGGTAGCAACAGTTCTAGTGGCAGCAGCGGCTGCAGTGGGAGTATTATCATGTCACCAGCCCCAGGAGGGCCACCATCCAGTCTCAGCCTCCCACAGGACCAGCAATCCAGGGCATTGACGCCTCATGCTCACCTCCCAGCTCCCAGCCATGACCTTTATCCTCACTGTGAGTCTCCAGATTTGAGCTACTATTCAGTAGCACGTGCCTACTCCGGCCTGAGCCTCTCCTCCAGACGCAGCCCGGACTGTCGCTTCCCCAATGACACAGACCTGCGGCTGGGTTCGATGGGCTCAGCAGGTTCCGAATGCGGCAGTGAAAGCAGCGCCAGTTGTGGGAGCAGCTGTGACTCGTACAGTGAGAGGTCGTGTCCTGGATGCCCCCCTGACAGCTTGCTGGAAGATGGTGTCATTTTCCCTAATCCCCACAGCCGCCTGTATTCCCACCACGCCGCATCAAACCATGAACTTTGTGGCCTCCATCCCGCTGAGTACACAAATATCCAGCACAACCACACGTCTAACACAGGTGGACACATATACCACATGAGTGCAGCATGTGGACAGAGCTGTACCCACGATCAACCTCCACCTGATGCTCCACCAAAGCGTCCCCTGTACCCACTGCCCCCTCATCTCCAACACCAACCTCTAGCTGCCCGCTCCAGCTGCCCAGGCGACTACCAGTCCCTGCCCCAGACCAACCCTCACCCGCCTGGCTCTCCTCTTGGCCACTGCCTGGCTCCAACACGAGCAGAGAGCGTGTCTGACTCACACCTATATGAACATCATCACCACCGGCAAAAAGCTCTTCACAGCTGGCACGCCTACTACAGGCAGCCCCTGCTGCCGCCGTCCAGGTACGAGCCATCTACCTATCAGAGCCTTCCAGACACACGCCAGTCCTCCTGGCACACTCCTCCATGGGCACGAGATGGTTACACCCAGCACCACTCCTCTCATCCAGCTCTACACCCTTCTCCAACACATTACCTAAGCCACCCGCCGCCCCCAGCACACTTGCCTCACCCTCCTTATAGCTCTCACCTTACAGTACCCTCCCACGCCCCTCCCTCCTATATGCCGCAGCATCCGGAATCTCCTGCACACAGCCGCTACGGGGACGTGAGGGAGAAAGTCTACATCAACCTGTGTAACATATTCCCCTCGGAGCTGGTGAGCAGAGTGATGGCCAGGCGTCCACACGTCACAGACCCACAGCAGCTGGCGGCAGCCATCTTGGCAGAGAAAGCCCAAACAGGCTACTGA